A genomic region of Deltaproteobacteria bacterium contains the following coding sequences:
- a CDS encoding type II toxin-antitoxin system VapC family toxin, whose product MKVLLDTHTFICWDSDPAKLLARATAACLDPANTSLLSAASVWEMVIKAALGKLTLSLPLADAITSQQQRNRLGVLAVELQHVLAVQQLPARHRDPFDRLLIAQALVEDAVLLSKDPIFAGYPITVHW is encoded by the coding sequence ATGAAGGTGCTGCTCGATACGCACACTTTCATTTGCTGGGATAGCGACCCAGCGAAACTGTTGGCGCGGGCGACCGCCGCGTGCCTCGACCCCGCAAACACGTCGCTCCTGAGCGCCGCGAGCGTGTGGGAAATGGTGATCAAAGCCGCGCTCGGAAAACTGACCTTGAGCCTGCCCCTCGCCGACGCGATCACCAGCCAGCAGCAGCGCAATCGCCTCGGCGTGCTCGCAGTGGAGCTGCAACACGTCTTGGCGGTGCAGCAACTGCCCGCCCGCCACAGAGATCCCTTCGATCGCCTGTTGATCGCGCAGGCGCTGGTCGAGGACGCCGTGCTCCTCAGCAAGGATCCGATTTTCGCCGGTTACCCGATCACCGTGCACTGGTAG
- a CDS encoding toxin-antitoxin (TA) system antitoxin, with protein sequence MVEAHTVDLADAPSRWVEVVALLRAGTEVVLTEGEKPLARLVPVTPPAATRVLGLHRGALRAREDFDEPLAEEFWLPPA encoded by the coding sequence CTGGTTGAAGCGCACACCGTTGACCTCGCCGATGCCCCGTCGCGCTGGGTTGAGGTCGTAGCGTTGCTCCGGGCCGGCACCGAAGTCGTGCTCACCGAGGGCGAGAAGCCACTGGCGCGGCTGGTTCCCGTGACGCCGCCCGCAGCCACGCGTGTTCTCGGACTCCACCGGGGAGCCCTGCGCGCCCGCGAGGATTTCGACGAGCCGCTTGCCGAGGAGTTCTGGTTGCCACCAGCATGA